A region of the Thiomicrorhabdus sp. genome:
CAACAGATATTGAAGCAGTAATGAACGCTGAGATGGCTTCTGGTAAAACAGTTGACCAAACTCGTCGTGAAATGATTGCTAAGATTGGTGAGAACATGGCGGTTCGTCGTCTTGAACTTATCGAAACAACTGGTCAGATTGGTCAGTATCAGCATGGTGAGAAAATCGGTGTTGTGGTTTCTCTAGAAGGTGGTGATGACGCTCTTGCTCGTGATATTGCTATGCATGTTGCGGCAGCTAAGCCATCTGCGGTTTCTTCTGATGAGCTTGATGCAGAAGTTGTCGAAAAAGAACGTGCTTTCCAAATTGAACAAGCAAAAACTTCAGGTAAGCCAATGGAAATCATTGAAAAAATGATTGAAGGGCGTATGCGTAAGTTTGTTGGTGAAATTACGTTACTAGGTCAGTCTTTTGTTAAAGATCCAGATCAAACTGTAGAAAAACTATTAAAATCTAATGGTGCTTCAGTTTCTTCATTCATTCGTTTAGAAGTGGGTGAAGGTATTGTTATTGAAGAAACTAACTTCGCTGATGAAGTTGCGTTGGCTGCTAAAGCAGTAACAGGTTAATTTCAATTGACTGAATGGGCCATAGCTAGGCCTTGCGTTTTGCAAGGCCGCTATGGCTTTTTTGTATGTAAAATTTAGTTAATAAAATTTACAATGGATAACGAATAAATATTTGTTGTTTAAAGTTTTTTATAAGTATATGTATTTTAATTGATTTTTATAATTAAATACTTATAAAACACTTTAGATTATGACTGCTGAGGGATGGATATGGCACTTAAATATAAACGTATATTATTAAAGTTTAGTGGCGAAGCTTTAATGGGTGATGGCGATTTTGGCTTAGATTCGGTAACGCTAAAAAATGTGGTTAGCCAGGTTAAAGCTTTACGTGATTTAGGTGTTGAAGTAGGTATTGTTGTTGGCGGTGGTAATATTTTTCGTGGCGCTCAGATTCAGGGGTCGGGAATTCAACGCACCACTGGTGATCATATGGGGATGATGGCTACAGTCATTAATGCTTTAGCTTTACGAGATGTTATTGAAAGCCAAGGTATGAAATCTCAAATACTTTCAGCAATGGCAATTGAAGGTGTTTCTACTGGTTTTAATGCCAATACGGTTAAAAAACAAATTGCTGATGGTGAAGTGTTGGTTTTTGCAGCTGGTACAGGAAGCCCTTTCTTTACCACTGATACAGCAGCAGCATTGCGTGGTATAGAAATTGATGCGGATATTGTATTGAAAGCAACTAAAGTTGATGGTATTTATACGGCTGATCCAGTAAAAGATCCTAGTGCGACTCGCTATCAAAAACTAAGTTATGATGACGTGATTCAAAAAAATTTACAGGTGATGGATATGACTGCTTTTGTATTGTGTCGTGACCATAAAATGCCTATCCGTGTTTTTGATATGTTTAAAGATAATGCGGTAATTAGAATTGTTCAAGGTGAAGACGAAGGCACTTTGGTTGGTGCAGGAGAATAAAAAATGTTAAATGAAATTCAAAATGACGCTAAGTTGCGTATGGCAAAATCGATTGAGAATCTTGAAGTTAATTTTGCAAAAATAAGAACAGGTCGTGCACATCCTAGTATTTTAGATGCGGTTACTGTTGATTATTATGGTTCACAAGTGCCGATTAGTCAGGTTGCAAATATTAATGTTGAAGATGCTCGAACTTTAACTGTGCAACCATGGGAGCAACCAATGGTTGCTGTGGTTGAAAAGGCGATTATGATGTCTGACCTAGGTGTTAATCCTGTTACAAACGGAAATACTATGCGTATCCCTATGCCTCCGTTAACAGAAGAGCGTCGTCGTGACCTAACAAAAGTAGCTCGTCAAGAGGCTGAAAATTCTCGTGTTGCAGTACGTAATGTACGTCGTGATGCTAATGGAGATGTTAAAGATCTTTTAAAAGATAAAGAAATTACTGAAGATGATGCACGTAGATCAGAAGATCAAATTCAAAAGCTAACAGATGATGCAGTCAAAAAAATTGACGCACTATTAGCTGAAAAAGAAGCGGCTTTAATGGAGGTTTAATTTTAAATTAAAGTCGATATTTGTACGCAATTACGGCATAATTGACTGGTTTTATTGTATCGGTTAATTTATTCATAATTGCATGCATAAAACGGCCTTAGAGAAGTTAATTGCTCTAAGGCCGTTTTTGTTTGTTTTTGGAGTTGTTTTGTCAGAAGTTAGTAGTGAGTTGCATAAGCCTAGTCACCCCCCTAAGCACATCGGTATTATTATGGATGGCAACGGTCGTTGGGCTAAAAAACGTCTATTACCAAGATTTGTGGGCCATCAGAAAGGTTTGAATGCGGTAAAGCGAGTGGTTTCTCATTGCTCAGAGCTTGGGATAGAGGCGTTAACGTTATTTGCTTTTAGTACTGAAAACTGGAAACGCCCTAAAGACGAAGTGAATAAATTGATGGGGCTGTTTTTAAAGGCTTTACAAAAAGAGGTTCAAAAACTGTCTGAAAATAATGTGCAGTTAAGAATTATTGGGGACCGGTCAGCCTTTAGTGATCAGATTCAACAGCATATTATAGTGGCAGAAGAGTCCACAAAAAATAACACTGGCTTAGTATTAACTATAGCGGCTAATTATGGTGGCCGTGCTGACATTGTTGATGCTGTTCAGAAATGGCAATTGGCTAATCCAGAAAAGACAGTTTCAGAACTTACTGAAGATTCTATCTCTGAGTTTATTGCATTGTCTGATATTTCTGAACCTGACTTGCTTATTAGAACCGGTGGTGAACAACGCATTAGTAATTTTTTAATCTGGCAAATGGCTTATGCTGAATTGTATTTTACCGATTCACTTTGGCCAGATTTTGGTGAAAAAGAGATTGATGCTGCTATTTTATCTTTTTCAAAACGTGAACGACGCTTTGGTAAAACGAGTGAGCAGGTGGCTGAATGCTAAAACAACGAATTATTACTGCGTTGGTCTTGGTTGCTCTGTCTATTTGGGCTCTGTTTTTCTCTTCTGATTTGGTTTGGAAAGGTGTTTTACTATTTATTGCTTTTATTGCCGCTTGGGAGTGGACCGCTTTTGCTCAAATCAAAACCCCTTCATTAAGAGTAACTTATGCCTTAGGTGTGCTTGTTGGCGCAAATTACGCTATGGATGTATTTACCATGCAAAATATTGCATTGCTTACTTTATTGGAGGCGGTAATTTTAATAACTGTCGTTACTCGCTATCAGAGAACAGAAGGTAAAGTTGGTACTAAATCAGTTGGTTTTGTTCTGCTCACCGGCATTTTAGCGGTGCTTTTATTTGCTGTATCTATGTACCAGTTTAGGACTGAATTTGGGCCTTTAACCTTGTTATTAAGCATGTTGCTTGTTTGGTCAATTGATACAGGTGCTTATTTTAGTGGTAGACGTTTTGGAAAAAATAAATTAGCTGTTTATGTAAGTCCTGGAAAAACTTGGGAAGGTGTTCTTGGTGGAGGCTTACTAACTTTCTTTATTGCTCTTTTTGTACTTTATTATCTACAGCAACCTATTCAGCTATCATTCTTTATATTGGCTTTCGTTTTAACTGCAATTGCTTTATTTTCGGTTTTTGGTGACCTTTTTGAAAGTGTCTTGAAAAGACAGGTAAATCTAAAAGATAGCGGTAAAATTCTACCAGGACACGGTGGTATATTAGACCGAATAGATAGTGTTTTAATTGCAATCCCCATGTTGTATCTTGCATGGCACTACAGTGCTTTGATGTAGGTTGTATAACAATGCCTAGTCAAATCAAAAAAATAAAATAGGTTGTCATTAATGGGTTTCATTTGGTCAGTTATTGGTTTTGTTTTAGTAATGGGGGTAATTGTTACCATTCATGAATGGGGGCATTACCAAGTAGCACGTTGGTTTAATATTAAAGTGCTCAAATTTTCTATTGGCTTTGGTAAACCTATTTATTCTAAAAGAGGTCGTGAGACAGAGTTTGTTATTGCGCAAATTCCTCTTGGTGGCTATGTTAAATTTGCCGACGAAAGAGAGGCCGAAGTTGCACCAGAAGATTTACCACGAGCTTTTAACAGACAGTCTGTCTATAAACGTTTTGCTGTAGTTGCAGCAGGTCCGTTAATCAACCTTTTATTTGCATGGCTTGTATTTACTGCCATGTATATGGTTGGCACTACGGGTATGAAGCCAATTGTTTCTGGTTTTACTGAGGGCTCTCCTATTGAACTTTCTTTAAAAGATGCAAGACTGCCATTAGAAAATTTCCAGGCCTGGTCGGTAACTCAAGTAAATAACCAAGGTGTCTATAGTTGGCAAATGGTTAATCAACAAATTTTGCAATCTTTAGCAAAAGGCGATAAATCAATAAGTTTTAATTTAGAGTCTATTGATGGCTCTCAGGTGTTGCTAGCCCATAATGTTAATTTATCTGCTATCGATATCAATCAGCCTAAACAAAACTGGTTGGCTTTGTTAGGTTTTAAGCCGACCAAGCCAATAATTCCAGCCGTGATTGGTCAAGTTGTTGAAGGAGGCCCAGCGGATAAAGCGGGATTAAAAGAGGGGGATAAAATTCTCTCAATTAATAAAAAGCCCATTCACAGTTGGCAAGATTTTGTTAAAGTAGTGCAGTCTCAGCCAAACCAGCAGATTGAAATAGGATTTGAAAGGAATGAAGCCTCTTTTAATAAAAAATTAGTGCTTGGTTCTACAACTCTGGATGATGGAAGCCAATTGGGCAAGATGGGTGTTGGCGTAAAAGTAGATGAACAGACTCTAGCTCCTTATACCGTAAAGATTCAATATGGTTTTATTGATGCCTTTACTCATGCTTATCAACGCAGTGTTGATTTATTTGTGATGAGTCTTGTAATGCTTAAACGGATGGTGATTGGTGAGGTGAGTACCAGTAATCTTTCTGGTCCGTTAAGTATTGCACAATTTTCAGGGCAAGCCGTTCAGTCCGGTTTGGTCGCTTTTTTAAGCTTATTAGGTTTGTTAAGTTTAAGTATTGGTATTTTGAATTTATTACCAATACCTGTTTTAGATGGGGGACATTTAGTGTATTACCTCATCGAGATGATAAAAGGTTCCCCTGTTAGTGAACAGGTTATGGCAGTCGGACAAACAATAGGCTTGGTTTTGCTTGTTGGTTTAACGTTTTTGGCTTTATTTAATGATGTAATAAGAATATCCCATGGTTAATATGTTTCAAAAAAAATCTTCAAATAGCATTTTATCGGCAGCAATTGCTTCCTTGTTATTCACTCCAAGTATCGCTTTTGCTTTTACTGTTAAAGACATTAAGGTTGAAGGCTCAAATAAAATTGGTTTTGAAACAATCAATAGTTATTTATCGGTAAAACCAGGCGATGAACTCGATAGCCAATCTGTTCAAGAAAGTATTCAGCGTTTATATAAAACTGGTTTTTTCCAGGATGTATCGCTCTACAAAAACGATAATGGAACTTTGGTGGTTAAAGTCGTTGAAAGACCATCTATTGCAGATATTAAAATCAAAGGTAACTCTTTAATTGAAACCGATGTGCTAAATAAAGCATTGGATGGTTTAGGGATTAAGAAAGGTCGTATTTACAACCAGATTCAGATGGATCATGTTGTTGTTGATTTAAAACGTCGTTATCAAAACCAAGGTTACTATGCTGCGGTAATAGATATTGTTTCAAAAACGTTACCGCGTAACCGTGTAGAGCTTACCATTGATATTAAAGAGGGTGAGCCAGCAAAAATTGGCCGTATTAGCCTAGTTGGTAATAAGGTTTTTTCTGATGCTCGCTTAAAGTCGCTTATGCAAATGACCGAGCACGCAGCGTTTGGCAGTGGCGACAAATACTCTAAGCCAAAAATGCAAGCAGATATTGAGACTATCAAATCTTACTACTTGGACAGAGGGTATGCGGAATTTAAAATAGACTCTTCTCAAGTGAGTATTTCGGCAGATAAAACTAAAGTATTTACTACGATTAATATGACTGAAGGTGCTTTATACACTATCTCAAAAATTGGTTATGTTGGTGAGTTAATTGTTGGTAAAAAAGAACTTGAATCTTTAACTCCTTTTAAAAAAGGGGATAATTTTTCACGTGCGGCGGTTATTGAAGCTGTTAACGCTATTCGTGATCGTTTAAGTGAAGAGGGATATGCATTTGCTGAAGTGGTTCCTGAAACTAGTTTTGATAGAAAAAAGCGCACAATTGCTATTAACTTTAAAATTGAACCTAAAAAGCGTGTTTATATCAGACGTATTGAAGTTGAAGGTAATACCCGTACTCGTGACCATGTTGTTCGTCGTGAAATGAGACAGCTTGAAAGTGCACCTTATTCTTTAAAAATGGTTCGCCAATCTAAGCAACGACTTCAAAGATTAGGTTTCTTTAAAAGTTCTGACATCGAAACAAGAAGAGTTTCTGCTGACCAAGTTGACTTAATTGTTAAAGTAGAAGAGCAGCCAACAGGATCGTTTTCTGCAGGTGTTGGATATTCTCAGCTTGATGGTGTGAGTTTTAATTTAGGCGTTTCGGAACGTAACTTTATAGGTAGTGGTAATAAACTTAATTTTAATGTTGCTACCAGTGCGGCTAGAAAATCAGCCGATATTGGGGTAACTAACCCATATTTTACCCAGGATGGTGTCAGCTTAGGTGGAAGCATATATTACAGTGAAATTGATGCTACACAGCTTGATATTGCTGAATATACTACTAATAACCTTGGTTTAAGACTGACACTTGGTTATCCTTTAAGTGAAAATAACTCGTTAAACTACGGATTAAAGTTTGACTCTCAAGAGCTAGTGTGTGCTGATGCCTTTACTTATTGTAAAGACTATATTAGTGAGTTCGGAAAGTCTTCTAATTCTGTTATTGCTACAGTTGGTTGGTATCATAACTCTACGAATGGCTTTTACTTTCCAACCAAAGGTCAAAAAACCAGTTTATCTTTAGAAGCAGTTGTGCCTTCAACCTCTAAAACACCTTATTATAAGGTCTACGCGGATGAAAACTGGTATCAGCCACTAACAGATAACTTTACGATGCAGCTTAAAACTGGATTAGCTTTTGGAGATGGTTATGGGGATATTAATTCATTGCCATTTTATAAAAAGTTCTATGCTGGAGGCATCGGTACGGTAAGAGGTTTTGAGCCAAACTCTTTAGGGCCTAGATACGATTTAGCAACGGATGGAAGTAATACTCCAACTGGTGGTAGTGTTAAAATTACAGGTACGGCTGGAGTTGTATTCCCTGTTCCCTTTATTGAAGATTCAAGTAATGCTCGTGTGAGTTTATTCTTCGATTTTGGTAATGTTTTCAATTCATTTGATACAGTTGAAGCAAATGAGCTTAGAACATCTGCAGGTATTGGTGTTTCTTGGATCACACCAGTAGGGCCTTTAACATTCAGTATTGCTCAACCTATTTCATACACTAAAGACGATAAACTACAGACATTCCAGTTTACTCTTGGAACAGGATTCTAAAGAGTAGACGTACTTTAAGACACGAATTTATTTCGGTGTTTATTACATCGATAAAATTTTTAAGGTAAAATTGCTTAACGCATATAAAAACAGATAAAACGGACGGATTTTCAATGCAAAAACTTTTAAAAACTGCCTTTGCTATCGGCTTTATGGTTTTTTCAACAGCCTCATTTTCAGAAACTGGAGTAAAGTTAGGTGTTGTAAATGTTGCTTTATTACTTGAGCAAGCTCCGCAAGCTAAACTTGCCACAGCCTCACTTGAAAAAGAGTTTTCTCCTCAGCAGTCCGAGTTAAAAAGTTTAGCGGGAAATTTAGAAAAAAAACAAGCGGATTATCAAAAAAATAAGACGGTCATGAGTGATGCTCAAAAGGTAAGCAAAGAGCGTGAAATTTCGATGTTAACTCGTGAGATTCAAAGACGTCGTAATGATGTTCAAGAGTTGTTGAATTTAAGAAGAAATGAAGAGTTGGCAAAATTACAAAAAATAGTAAATGATGCTATTAAAGAAATTGGTCAAAAGCAGGGTTTTGACTTGATTCTATATGAAGGTATTGCTTATACCAACAAACGTATTGATATTACAAATGACGTACTTACCCATTTAAAAGCCGTTAGTAAAAAGCAGCGTTCTGAATTTAATAAATAATTCAGGGGAAATCTGTGCAATTAAAAAAAGTTATTCATCACCTTAGTGAACATGGTTTAAATGTAGAGCTAATTGGTGATGATTCTATCGAGATTTCTCAAGTATCTGGTCTAGATATTGCAAAAAAAAATGAGATTTCTTTTCTAACCGATAAAAAATACCTTCCACATTTACGATCTTCTTTAGCATCGGCGGTACTGCTGACAAAACAGAATGTTGGTGATTATTCTTTTACTCAAGTGGTTGTTGAAAATCCGTATTATGCTTATGCACTTGTTGCACAGTTATTAAACCCATTTAAAATTTCTAATGGCCATGTGCATACCTCGGCAGTTATTGATAGCTCTGTTAAAGTTGGCTTAAGTACCTCTATAGCGGCCAATGTTGTTATAGAAAAAGAGGTTACAATTGGTTCTAATTCAATCATTTCTGCTGGTACAGTTATAGAAGAATCTGTAATCATTGGCAATGATTGTAAAATTGGGGCGAACGTAACAATATGTCATAACTGTGTTATTGGCGACAACGTTATTATTGAAGCAGGTGCTGTTATAGGCGGTGATGGGTTTGGATGGGCAAACAATAAGGGAAAGTGGATTAAAATTCCACAGATAGGCCAGGTTATTATTGGTAATAATGTTTCAATTGGGAACAATGTCACCATTGATAGAGGAGCTATTCAAAATACAATCATTGAAGACAATTGTATTATTGATAATCAAGTTCATCTTGGACATAATGTGGAAATAGGTTCAGGTTCGGCTATTGCTGGTCAAGCTGGTTTTGCTGGTAGCACCATCCTTGGAAAAAACTGTACCGTTGCTGGTCAAGTCGGTTTTGCCGGTCATTTAAAAACAGTTGATAATTGTCATTTTTTGGCAAAATCAGGCGTAACTCACGATATTAATGAACCTGGTGCTTATGCAGGTTTTCCTGCGATTAAAGCCACTGACTGGCAAAGAAACAGCGTTAGAACTCGCAATTTAGATAAAATAGTCAAACAGATTAAACAGCTAGAAAAACAAGTAGAATTGCTCTCAAAATAAATTTTTATTAAATGTTATTGGATTATAAAAACAATGGAAGTTAAAGAAATATTTGAATACCTACCACATAGATATCCGTTTTTATTGGTGGATAGAGTGACTGATTTTGAATCAGGAAAAAGACTGACGGCGTTTAAAAATGTTACTTTTAATGAACCTCAGTTTACTGGCCATTTTCCAAATAATCCAATTATGCCTGGCGTTATGATTATTGAAGCAATGGCTCAATGTACTGGTATTTTGGCATTTAGATCACAAGATGAAAAGCCAGATGGAACATCTATGTACTACCTAGCAGCTGTAGATAATTGCCGTTTTAGACAGCCTGCAATTCCAGGTGATCGCTTAGACTTCGAAGTTAAGGCTTTGGGTAATAAGCGTGGGATTTGGAAGTTTGAATGTACAACAAAAGTAGATGGCAAACTTATTGCATCAGCTGATTTAATGTGTGCTGAAAGAAAGGTTTAGTTTTGATTCACTCTACTGCAATTATTGATCCTAATGCAACAATAGCACCTGGCGTCAAAATAGGTGCTTTTTGTGTCATTGAAGGAAACGTTTCAATTGGTGCTGGGTCAGTTTTGGATTCCCACGTCGTAATAGAAGGAAATGTCACTATAGGTGAAAATAACCGTTTCTTTTCATTTGTCTCCATTGCCGCTCCTCAAGATAAAAAATATGCTGGTGAAGCAACAACGGTCATAATCGGCAACAATAATACCTTTAGAGAAAACGTTACAATTAATCGCGGCACAGTACAAGATATTGGGAAAACAGTTGTTGGCGATAATAACTGGGTAATGGCGGGAGTTCATATCGCACATGATTGCATTATTGGTAATCATTGTATCTTTGCCAATGCTGCCGCATTAGCGGGCCATGTTATAGTACATGACTGGGCTATTTTGGGTGGTTATACTCTTGTGCATCAATTTTGCCAAATTGGTGAACATAGCTTTTGTGGTATGGGAAGTGTCATAAACCAAGATGTTCCAAACTTTGTGGTTGTTTCAGGTAATTTAGCAGGTCCAAGAGGTATAAACCTAGAAGGTTTAAAACGTCGTGGTTTTGATAAAACTCAACTTACTTTAGTTAAAAAAGCTTACCGTATTTTATATAGAACAGGTAATAGACTAGAACAAGCACTACATGAGCTTGAACTATTAAATGATGAAAAAAATACTCTAGATTCACTAATACATTTCTTAAAAAACTCAGATCGTGGCATCGTTCGATAAAAACCTTCAGCATCAATCCCCTAAAGTATTTGCTATGGTAGCTGGTGAGGCTTCTGGCGATACTCTTGGTGCGGACTTAATCTCTAGCCTAAAAAAAAGACATCCTGATGCAAAGTTCGTTGGTATTGGCGGGCCTAAAATGCTGGCTCAAGGCTTTGAATCATGGTTTGCAATGGAAGAACTCTCAGTTATGGGTTTCTTTGAGGTTATCAAACACTTACCTTCGTTACTTAAGATTAGAAAAAGCCTAATTTCACGCCTGCTAGAGTTAAAGCCTGATGTATTTATTGGTATAGATGCCCCTGACTTTAACTTTAAAGTAGAAGCGACTCTTAAGCAAAATGCAATTAAAGCAATACATTATGTTGGCCCATCTGTATGGGCATGGAGAGAAAAACGGCTTGTCAAAATAAAGCAGTCTGTTGATGGTGTGTTGGTGTTGTTTCCATTTGAACCTGCTTATTATCATCGATATGAAATCCCTGTAAAATTTGTGGGGCACCCATTAGCCAATCAATTTCCTGCAAAACCGAATAGTGAGCAAGCTAAATTAAAATTAGGTTTTCAATCTAGTGATAAATTAACGGCAATACTTCCTGGTTCACGTATGAGTGAAATCAATAGAATGGTTGATACTTATATACAGGCTGCACGTAAATTAACAGAAATTTATCCTGATATGCACTTTGCAATACCGTGTGTGCATCAAAAGGCTAAGCAACGAATACAGCAAGCAGTTGATTTATACGGTAAAGGGTTAATGGTTAAATTATTAGATGGTCAGTCACGTGAAGTGTTAGAAGCCTGTGATCAAGCCCTTGTAACGTCTGGAACAGCTACACTGGAGTGTGCCTTAATGCGTAAACCTCTAGTTTTGGCTATGGCCGTTCATCCAATTTCTTATTGGATAATGAAGCGTCTTGCTACTACCCAGTGGATAGGTTTACCTAATATTCTAGCGAACAAAACTCTAGTAACCGAACTTATTCAAGAGAATGCAACCTCTGAAAAAATTGCCATAAGTCTAGGGCGTATAATCATGGATAGTAAACTTAGAAATGAACAGATATCGGCATTTGAGCTTCAGTATCAGGAGCTTAAACAAAATGCATCAGAGCTTGCGGCAGATGCAATTGATAGCTGGATGAAATAAATCTAATGATCGAGCTATTCAAATGACTCAAGCAAGCCTTTTTATGGATTCAGATGCACCTGAGTTTTATTCATTGACAGGAACGACTGTTGGCGTTGATGAAGTAGGTCGCGGACCTTTAATAGGTGATGTTGTCGCAAGTGCGGTTATTTTACCAAAGCATTGTCAGTTACCCTTAAGAGACTCCAAAAAACTAAATGAATCTACCCGCAATACTTTAGCAAAAAAAATAAAAGATCAGGCAATTGCATACGCGATTGGATTTGCTACACCTGAAGAAATAGATGAATTAAATATTCTTAACGCCACCATGCTTGCAATGCAGCGAGCTGTTCAGCAGATTGCTGACAAAGGGCATAAAATTGACTTAGTATATGTAGATGGCAATCGTTGCCCTAAGTTGCAATTTACTTGCCAATCAGTAGTAAAGGGTGATGATAAGGTTATGGAAATTAGTGCAGCATCTATCCTTGCAAAGGTTTATCGTGACCAGCAGATGCATGAATTACATAAAAAACATCCTCAATATGGCTTTAATGAACATAAAGGTTATCCAACAGCAAAACATTTAGCTGCTTTGCAGCAGTTTGGCATGATTCCTGGTTATAGAAAAACGTTTAAGCCAATAAAACTGTTATTAGAGCAAAACAACCTGTAATTTAAGCTTAACTGTTTAAGTTACCAGGCCTGTAAAATTGGTTTGCTTCACTATCTCAAAATAAATATATAATCAAAATTAGGTTGTATATATTTTATAAGACCTAAAAGGCGTAATGATATGTCAACGACTTTAGAGCAGGTTGAAAAGACTGCACAATTAAGTAAAAACAATCAAATGAGCTTGATGATTTTTCAAGTTCAATTTCCTAAAGAAAATTATCAGCCATCCTACTACGGCATGAACGTTTTTAAAGTGCGTGAAGTTCTTGAAGCTAGAGCTTATGAAGTTTCTGAAATGCCAGACGCAAATAGTTTAATTGAAGGAATGATTGAATTACGAGGTGTTTACTTACCTGTTATAAACTTGCCCAAATGGATGGGGTTTGAAATGACCGAAGAGGAACGAGAGAAATCTATTATTATTGTTTCCGATTTTAGTCATAACTTTGTTGGGTTAAGAGTCTCTTATATTCATGGTGTAGAAGAAAAAAATTGGTCAGATATACATCCTGCTGGAAATTACAATGTGGATGTAAATACCAATCAAATTGTTAACCATACTTATTTGCAAAATAGTGACACACTTTGCTTTATATTGGATATTGAGAAGTTATTAATTGAAGCAATGCCATCAATGGCGGAAAAGATTTTTGCTTCAGCTAAAGATGTTAATAAAGTTGACCATAACTTTATTAATGAAGTGTATGAAAAAACTGTTTTGTTTGCAGAGGATAGTAAATCTATTCAAAAATATATGGCAATGGTGTTTGACCAACTAGGTCTTAAATACAAAGGGTTTGATAATGGTCGATTACTGTTGGATTATATTGATAAAAAAGAAACTTTAGATGATATTTCCATGGTCTTTACTGATTTAGAAATGCCTGTAGCATCCGGCCATACAGTAATTAGAGAATTACGCCAAAATCCACGCACCAAATCAATGCCTTTAATTGTTCATACCTCTATGACGAGTGATAACAATAGCCGTGAGGTTTTAGCGATGGGAGCTAATTATTTTATTGGTAAAGTCGATACGGATTTGATTGTAGAAACTATCTCAAAAGTTGAGCATGATTTTAAAGATTGGTTAAAACGATAGAAGATGGCTTATTAGTAAAAAACTATATATTTATTTTTATATTTAGTATTGCTAATGAGTCTGATTTAAATGTTTGACAAAATTTAGATATAAAAAAAGGTGCATGATCAGTGCACCTTTTTCGTTGTGGTAACCTAAAAATTAACGCTGACGAGCTTTAAATTTTGGGTTTGTTTTACAAATAACGTAAACTTTTCCACGACGCTTAACAACTTGACAGTCTTTATGACGTGTCTTAGCTGATTTCAAAGAAGATAAAATTTTCATCAGATATATCCATATTTAGTTGCCGAATATTAATAACCAATTCGACTTAAGTTCAAATTTGAAGTCGCGGATTATAAAGGCTTACTTAATAAATGTCTAGCTTATCTAAGTAAAAATCAATCAATTTGGTCTATTTAGTATAAATTTGCTCTAAAACGCCTTGCTAACTACTGTATGTAGTGCTCATTAGCGTATAATT
Encoded here:
- the lpxB gene encoding lipid-A-disaccharide synthase, which codes for MASFDKNLQHQSPKVFAMVAGEASGDTLGADLISSLKKRHPDAKFVGIGGPKMLAQGFESWFAMEELSVMGFFEVIKHLPSLLKIRKSLISRLLELKPDVFIGIDAPDFNFKVEATLKQNAIKAIHYVGPSVWAWREKRLVKIKQSVDGVLVLFPFEPAYYHRYEIPVKFVGHPLANQFPAKPNSEQAKLKLGFQSSDKLTAILPGSRMSEINRMVDTYIQAARKLTEIYPDMHFAIPCVHQKAKQRIQQAVDLYGKGLMVKLLDGQSREVLEACDQALVTSGTATLECALMRKPLVLAMAVHPISYWIMKRLATTQWIGLPNILANKTLVTELIQENATSEKIAISLGRIIMDSKLRNEQISAFELQYQELKQNASELAADAIDSWMK
- the ykgO gene encoding type B 50S ribosomal protein L36, whose translation is MKILSSLKSAKTRHKDCQVVKRRGKVYVICKTNPKFKARQR
- the rnhB gene encoding ribonuclease HII is translated as MTQASLFMDSDAPEFYSLTGTTVGVDEVGRGPLIGDVVASAVILPKHCQLPLRDSKKLNESTRNTLAKKIKDQAIAYAIGFATPEEIDELNILNATMLAMQRAVQQIADKGHKIDLVYVDGNRCPKLQFTCQSVVKGDDKVMEISAASILAKVYRDQQMHELHKKHPQYGFNEHKGYPTAKHLAALQQFGMIPGYRKTFKPIKLLLEQNNL
- a CDS encoding chemotaxis protein, whose amino-acid sequence is MSTTLEQVEKTAQLSKNNQMSLMIFQVQFPKENYQPSYYGMNVFKVREVLEARAYEVSEMPDANSLIEGMIELRGVYLPVINLPKWMGFEMTEEEREKSIIIVSDFSHNFVGLRVSYIHGVEEKNWSDIHPAGNYNVDVNTNQIVNHTYLQNSDTLCFILDIEKLLIEAMPSMAEKIFASAKDVNKVDHNFINEVYEKTVLFAEDSKSIQKYMAMVFDQLGLKYKGFDNGRLLLDYIDKKETLDDISMVFTDLEMPVASGHTVIRELRQNPRTKSMPLIVHTSMTSDNNSREVLAMGANYFIGKVDTDLIVETISKVEHDFKDWLKR